TTAATCACTGCATTGCacattttagtaaaaatacattGTTTTTATTCTTATGACGTTGGATTGTAATGGAATCATTTAAATGCTATTACATGTTGCcttagaaattatttttttacaccAACAAGTTTAACCTGAAACGAAAACAATTGAGTCAGCGCATAATTTCGGTAAATTTTCTGGCGATTTATAatcgaaaaattttaaatatttgcgATATACCTATACGTAAATGCCGACCCAAAGAAGTAGGAATAACACACCAAATCCGCAAAATAATGCTGCCACTAGtgaaattaacaattctttAATCATGTCTCTAGTGAATTTTGTGCTCGTGACTTCGTACACGAAGAACCATGCTgtgaaaaatattccaattCCTAATAAAACCACTGCTAGGACTGGGAATATCGCAGGGTTTATGGGAGAGACATATCTTATCATAGAATCGATTTCCTCCTGGATCAGACAAAAAACAGAATCAATTTTAGTGAAACCTCAATTAATACTAATTCATTAAGTCCTAACTCTTTATCAAGTATGAAAG
This window of the Halictus rubicundus isolate RS-2024b chromosome 9, iyHalRubi1_principal, whole genome shotgun sequence genome carries:
- the Kud gene encoding oligosaccharyltransferase subunit 5 kud, which codes for MEEIDSMIRYVSPINPAIFPVLAVVLLGIGIFFTAWFFVYEVTSTKFTRDMIKELLISLVAALFCGFGVLFLLLWVGIYV